Sequence from the Actinocatenispora sera genome:
GTTCGTCGCCTCGCGGATCGCCGCGGACGCCGGCCTCGGCACGACCGAACTCGGCCGGATCACGGTCGACTCGACCCTGCGCGCGCCCGGCCACCCCGAGGTGTACGCGATCGGCGACGCCGCCGCGATCACGATGCCGTGGGGGGTGCCGCGGATGTCCTGCCAGGCCGGCCTGCCGACCGGGCTGTACGTGGGTGACGCGGTCGCCGCGCAGCTGTCCGGGCGCACCCCGAGGCCGTACCAGTTCCGGTTCTGGGATCTGTGCATCAGCCTGGGGCGCCGCCGGGGCATCATGCAGGCGGTGCGCCCGAGTGACCGGTCCACCGAACTGTTGTTCTCCGGTCGGTCCGGCGCGGCGCTCAAGGACATGATCTGCCGCAGCGCCCTGTGGGGGGCGAGCCGGGGCAACGCATCCGCCCGGATGCTCTACCCGTTCGCGCACGCCGCCCGTACCCCGGCCGCGGCGCTGGCGGACGCCGCCGAGCTCTGCGCCTGACCTCCCGCGGCGGATCGCCGGGGTTGCCCACCGGACCGGCCGCCGTCGGCGCACGACGCCGTGCCGGAGCCCGGTGGGCCCCGGCACGGCGTCCGGCCGCGTCGAGGGCCCACCGGGGCGGCATCCGGCCCGCGCCTGCGATCGCGCGCGGTGGCCGGGTGCGGTGCCCGGTCAGCCGACGAGCTCGGCGGGCAGGTCGGCGGAGTGCAGCACCACCAGCCGGGACACCGCTCGGGTGAGCACCACGTACAGCCGGTGCAGTCCGCGCGGTTCGGCGGCCACGATGTCGGCCGGCTCCAGCACGATGACGTGGTCGTACTCCAGGCCCTTCGCCAGTGTCGCGGGCACCAGCACCACCCGCTCCGCCGCCGCCAGATCGTCCACTGTGGAGTGTGGAATCCCGGCGGCGGCGAGCGCGAGGCCGCATGCCTCGATCGCCGCATCGGGCGCGATCACGCCGATCGAGCCCTCCTCGGCGAGCGCGTCGCGCACCGCGCCGGGCAGCTCTTCATCCACTGTGGACATTCGGCGCAGCCGCAGCGAGCCGTCGGCGCGCAGCGAGGTCGCCGCCGGTACCGCCACGTCCAGCGCCGGCACCAACCGGTTCGCGAGGTCGAGCACCGCGCCCGGCACCCGGAAGCCGGTGGTCAGCGCGGTCACCTCGGCGTCCGGCTTGCCCAGGTGGGCAAGGGAATCCGGCCAGCGGCGGGCCGCCCACGGGGTGGTGCCCTGGGCCAGGTCGCCGAGCACCGTGATCGAGCCGTGCTCGCTGCGTCGCGCCACCGCCCGGCACTGCATCGGCGACAGGTCCTGCGCCTCGTCCACCACCACGTGCCCGTAGCTGCCGACCCGGTCGATCAGCCCGGCCGCCTCGTCGATCAGCACGTTGTCCGCGGCGGTCAGCTTCGCCGCCTTCGGCGCCCGGTCCAGCCGGGCCGTGCGCAGCGGTCGCGGCCAGGCGATCGCGTCCTGCTCGGCGTCGGTGAGGATGCCGTCCGCCGCGGCCGCGAGCAGCGCCCGGTCGCCGAGCAGCGCCACCACCAGTCCGATCGGGTCGACCGCCGGCCAGCAGGTGTCCAGGAACTCGCGAACCGGGGCCGACCTGCCGACCCGGCGCAGCCAGGTGTCGCCGGGCGACTCGCCGCGCGCCTCGGCCTGCCGGCGCAGCCCGCTCGCCACCCGGGCCCGCACCCGCTCCCGGCCCGTCGCGTACGGCAGGCCCTCCCGCCGGGCGTCGTCCACGATGCGGCGCAGCGCCTCCGCGGACAGCCGCCACCGGGCCGACCCGTCCGACACCGCCAGCGACTCGGTCGGCTTGACCAGCTGCCCGTACAGCGCGCGGCGCACCACCCGCGCCATCCGCACGTCGTGCTTGACCGCGGCCGCCGCCGGCGCATCGACGGCCCGGACCGGCGCGTGCGCCACCAGCGCATCCACCGCGTACTGGTCGACGCCGACCTCGCCGAGCGCCGGCAGCACCGCGGCGATGTAGCCGAGGAACGCCGCGTTCGGCCCGACCACCAGCACGCCGGAGCGGCGCAGCTGCTCGCGGTGGTGGTACAGCAGGAACGCGGCACGGTGCAGCCCGACCGCGGTCTTCCCGGTACCGGGTGCGCCCTGCACGCACAGCGAGGTGGCCAGCTCGGCCCGGACCAGATCGTCCTGCTCGGGTTGGATGGTGGAGACGATGTCGCGCATCGGGCCCACGCGCGGACGCTCGATCTCGCTGGTCAGGATGCGGCTCGCGGTGCCGAGTTCCTCACCTTCGGTCAGGTGCTCGTCCTCGAACCCGGTCAGCGCGCCGGCCGCGAACCCGTACCGCCGGCGGCGCGCCACGCCCATCGGCTGCCGCGCGCTGGCCTGGTAGTACGCCCGGGAGACCGGGGCGCGCCAGTCGATCACCAGCGGCTCGCCCGAGTCGTCCACCACGTGCCGGCGGCCGATGTGGAAGCTCGCCCCGGCGTTGTCGGCGTGCTCGGTGTCGACCACGTCGAGGTCCGGGTACCCGGCCGCGGCGGCTTCGGCGGCATGGTCGGCGTGGTCGAGCCGGCCGAAGAACAGCGGGGTGTCCGGATCGTCGGCCAGCTCGGCGATGCGCTGGGCCAGCGCCCGGCCGAGCGACTCGGCGGCGAACGGGTCGCCGCCGACCCCGTCGCCGGTGCGGTACAGCCCCTCGGCGCGCTCGCGCATCCGGCGCAGCGCGGCCCGGGAGGAGGTCAGGTGGTGCCGCTCGGCGGCAAGCTCCGCGTCGAGGGCAGGGTCGGTCTTCTGCACGGTCATGTCGCCTCACGTCACGTCGGCGGTGGTCCGGTCGGCGGCGGCGCACTGCTCGCCGCGATCCCTGGCGGAGGCCACCGAGCCGGGAGCCGGCTCGTCCTTCGCCGCCCGGCGCTCCGAGGCGTGTCCTGGGTCGGGGGAGGCGCTGGCGCCTCTCACCGCGACCCGGCGCGGGCGCCGCTGCTGTGCGCGGCGCGGTCGGTGCCGTTCAACGGGGCGCGCCACCACGGCGCGCGAATCCGAAAGCCTAGCGTGCCGGCGCCGGTCCGTCACCTGCCTTTTCGTCGCGCGTCACCCCGGCCGCCGTGCATCGCACCGCCGTTCGCGCCGCGAGCGCGGACGGCTCGGCCCCGCCGCGGCCGCCGGCGGTACGCGGCCCGTACCGGTTCGGTCGGTTCGACGCGCAATGATGGGACCGTGAGCGGTGACAGCGACGGCAACGACCCCACCAGCACCGGAACGATATCGGACAAACCGAACCTGACCGACCCGCGGGCGATCCGGGCGCTGGCGCACCCCGCCCGGTTGGCGATCCTGGAGTACCTGGGCGACCGTGAGTCGGCGACCGCCACCGAATGCGCCGACATCGTCGGCCTGTCGCCCAGCGCGACCAGCTACCACCTGCGCGAACTCGCCAAGTACGGCCTGGTCCAGGAGGCGCCCGGCACCGATCGCCGGGAACGCCGGTGGCGCTCCTCGGGCGGCTGGCGGGTCGGCGACGACGCCGGTACCGACCCGGCCGCGCGCGCCGCGACGCAGTTGCTCGCGCCGCTGGTCCTGGCCCGCGGGGACGAGCAGGCCAGGAGGTTCTTCGACGCGACCCCGCATGCCGACCCGGCGTGGTGGGACGCGGCCAACTTCAGCGAGTCGCGGATGCGGCTGACCCTGGACGAGCTCCGCGAGCTGACCGCCGCGTGCGTGGAGCTGGTCGAGTCGTTCGCCAAGCGGTACCCGCGCAAGGAGCGCGCCGGCCGCTCCGACACCCGGGACGTGCTGCTGGAGGTGCGCGCCTTCCCGCTGCCGACGCCGGACGAGCGGCCTACGGATACCTGATCCGCACGGTGTCGAGCGCCTCGCCCGGCGGGACGAACCACGGCGGGCCCTCGCGCAGCGCGGTGTCGATCCGCAGCCGGGTGAACGGGTGGATGTCCGGCAGCGCGTCCGGCTCGAACCATCGCACGTCGAGCGTCTCGTCCTCGTCGCGCCGGGCGTCGCCGCCGATCGCCCGGCAGCGGAACCAGACGTTGAGGTACTCGCACCTGTCGCCGTTCGGGTACTCGGCCGGGTGCATCGCCAGCCCGGCGAGTCGTTCGATCTCGGCGATCACCCCGGTCTCCTCCTCGATCTCGCGCAGCGCCGCGGCGGCCGGCTGCTCGCCGGGGTCGATCCCGCCGGCCGGCAGCGCCCAGGTGCCGGTGTCGCTGCGCTGTTCCAGCAGGATGCGGCCGGCGTCGTCGTGCACCACCGCCGCCGCGCTCGGCACCAGCAACAGGTCGTGCCCGACCACGGCGCGCAACCTGCCCAAGTACTCCGAAATCGCCATCCGGCGATCCTAGGAGCCGTCTCGGTCCCGGGCGCGGCCCGGTAGCGGAGAGCGCGCCGATGCCGTCGAACGATCCGCTGCGCCCCGGGCCGGTCTCACGCGGGCCGGTGTTCGGTGGGTACGGCGAGGTCGGCGGTGCGGTAGCAGGCGATGACGGCGGCGGGGCTGCCGTCGGCGGTCGCCGCGGCGACCCGGTCGAGCACCTCGTCGTAGTCGGCGCCGGTCTCGCCCGCGTACGAGGCGGCCATCCGGCCCCACTCGTCCCACGGCAGCATCTCGTACCCCGCGAGCGCGGCCAGGTCGCGGACCGCGTTGCCGCGGATCTCCGCCGGCCCCCAGTTGTCCGCGTACCCGGGCACGCCGAAGTGCTGCGCGTCGATCTCGCCCGCGCGGTACCGCTGCCACGCCTCGCCGCCGGTCAGGAACAGGCCGGGGGCGAGATCCTCGGGTGCCTCGGCGACGTCGGTACCGAGCACCTCGGGGTCGAGCCGGACGAAGCGGTCACCGTTCCAGTACTCGAGCAGCCAGTGGTCCAGGCCGCGGCCGGGCTGGAAGTAGGTAGCGAAGCCGCACCGGGCGCGGGCCGGGACCCCGGCGTGCCGGAGCAGGGCGGTGGCCAGTACGGCGAAGTGCCGGCAGGTGCCGACCACCCGCGCGGTGGCCGGCCGCGGTGCGGTGAGCGGCCGCGGGTCGAGCCCGGCGAGCACCCGGAGCAGGTCGGCGGCCGGCCGGATGTCCTTCTCCGCCAACCGGTCGTCCGCGACCCCGGCCCTGCTCGCGTCGGCCGGCTGGATCACCAGCCCGTGCGCCACCGCGCAGAGCGCGACCGGGTCGGCCGGCAGCCCGTCGAGCAGCGCGGCGGGCGCGGCCGCCAGCGTGGTGATCGGCCCTGCCTGCCGGTAGTGCGCCAGCTCGTCCATCGCCGCCTCCGTCGATCGTGCTCCCGCGGCGACGCTACCGAGCTGCCCTGACAGCCCCTGTCAGTCGGCAGCAACCCGTCCGCGCCGTGCCCTGCCGGCGCGGACGGGGTGCCGGCGGCGGACGGTGTTCGTGCCCTGCCGGCGGCGGACGGCGCTCGGCGACGGTCGGGCGCGGGTCAGTAGGTGACGGTGATGCGGTGGGCGGGGCCGTCGACGCGGGCCCGGCCGCCGATCGGGATAACCTGCTGCGGGTCGGTGTGCCCGAGATCGACGTCGAACACGATCATGGCGTCCGGCGCGTACTCGCCGAACGCGCGCAGCACCGCTTCGCGCTGCTCGGCTCGGTACCGGACGCGGCCGTCGGGGTCGAGCGGCTGTTCGAACGACCACGCCTTCGGCCGCCCCATCAGTACGGCCGGGAACTGCCGCAGCAGCCCGCGCTCGCCCATGCAGCGCAGGATCCGGTAGACCTCCTCGGCCCGGGGCATCTCCTCCGAGGTCTCCAGCATCAGCACGCTGCCGGCATAGCTGTCGGCCGGCTCGATCTCCCGGTTGGCCATCAGCAGCCAGGACAGGATCTCCAGGTTGCCGCCCCACACCGGGCCGTCGACCACCCGGTCGCCGCGGTGCCAGTACCAGCCGGTGGCCGGTTCGGTGGCCGGCTCCGACTCGAACGTGCGCGGGTCCTCCCACCGCGAGTTGACCTCGGTGAACGTGGTCGTCTCGGCCAGCTCGTACGGGCCGGTGTCGAACAGTGCGGCCCGCAGGCTGGCGGCGGTGAGCGGGTGCAGCGCGCCGGGCCGGCCGAGCTCGACCATCACCGAGCCGCCGTGGTAGCCGACGATGCCGAGGTTGCGCAGCAGGAGCAGCAGGTTGGTGTTGTCGCTGTAGCCGAAGAACGGCTTCGGGTTGGCCGCGAGCAGGTCCCGGTCCAGGTGCGACAGCACGGTGAGCTGGTCGTCGCCGCCGATGCTGGCGAACACCGCGGCGATCTCCGGGTCGGCGAACGCGGCGTGCAGGTCGGCGGCCCGTTCCTGCGGGCTCGACCCCATCTTCCGGCTCGCCGGGTACTCGACGACCCGCAGCCCGAAGTCGTCCCGGAGCCGCTGCAAGCCCAGCTCGTACGGGGCGGGGAACAGCCCGGGCAGCCCGGACGCGGGGGAGAGCACCGCGACGGCGTCGCCGGGGCGCGGTTTCGGAGGACTGACGCACTCGGACATGCCGGGACGGTAGCCGCCGGCCGGCCCGGTCCAGTACCGATTTCCAGCCAACGCCACCCCAGGGCTTGCGTGGATCGAGTATGAAGGATTATTTTCGAAATATGTCCTTCACGTCTTCGGAACGACGCGAGCTCGCCATCGTCGCCGGGTGCACCGCGGTCACCTTCGCCGGCGACTTCATGGCCGACACCTCCCTGGTGCTGACCCTCCAGGACAACGGCGCCGCCGGGTACGCGGTCGCCGCGCTGCTGGTCGCCGGCGTCGCCCCGGCCGTCCTGCTGGCCCCGCTCGCCGGACGCCTCGTCGACCGCTTCCGGAGCAGGACGCTGCTGGTCACGGTCGGCGCGGTCCAGGCGGTGCTGTGCGTCGCCCTCGCGTACGTACGGCAGCCCGCGCTGATCATCGGGCTGATGGCGGTGGTCGCGGGCGGTCTCGCGATCACCGGTCCGGCGCTCGGCGCGATCGTCCCGCGCGCCATCCACCGGGACCGCATCCCGCAGGCTCAGGCCGCCGTGCAGACCGTCCGCGGGATCGGCATCCTCGCCGGGCCGGCCATCGCCGGCATCCTGGTCGGCCGGTTCGGCCAGACGATCCCGCTGCTCATCGACGCCACCAGCTTCCTCGCGGTGATGGCCGCAGGGCTGCTGCTGCGCACCGCGCACGGCGGTGCACCGCTGCGCCGCGACGCAAGTACCGGCCGGGTGCGCGGCGGCCTGTCGCTGGTGCGGGCGGACCGCCTGCTGACCATCGCTCTCGTCCTGATCGCGGTCGGTATCACCGCCGTGTCCTGCGACAACGTCGGCGAGGTCTACCTGGTCCGGGAGACCCTGCACGGCAGCTCCAGCGCGTACGGGCTGCTCAGCGCGCTGTGGTCGGCGGCCGCGATCGCCGGCGGCTGGCTGCTCGGCAAGCGCGCCCCGGACGACCGCGGGGTGGTACGGCTGCTGCTCGTGCTGCTCGGCATCTTCGGGCTCGTCATGCTCGGCCTCGCGAGCGCCCCGACGGTGCCCTGGCTGATCCCCGTCTACGTGGTCGGCGGCCTCGCCAACGGCGGCCTCAACCTGGCCATCGGCGTACTGCTGGGTCGGCGGGTCCGGCCGGACGAGCGCGGCCGGGTCGGCGCCACCTTCAACGGCTTCATCAACAGCGGCACGCTGATCGGCTACGCCGCCGGCGGCGGGCTGCTCTCGCTGGTCAGCCCGCGCATCCTGTTCACCGGTAGCGGCCTGCTCTCCCTCGCGGTGATCGGCGTCCTGGCGGTACCGGTGCTGCGTGGCCTGCGCCGCGCCCCGGCGACCATCACCGGCGACGACGCCGTACCGACGGCCCCGCTGGCCGAACCCGCGGCGAGCTGATCAAGGTTCCGGCGAGCTGATCAAGGGCTCAGCGAGCTGATCATGGACCCGGCGACCTGATCAAGAGCCCGGCGAGATGATCAAGAGCTGAACGAACTGATCAAGGGCCCGGCGAGCTGATCACGGGCCCGGTGGGTCGGTCGAGGATCCGACGGGTCGGGCGAGGGACAGGTTCGGGTCGGGCGAGGGATGTCCGTCCCGCTCGGTTGATCGACGCCTCGTGGCCGGCGCGGGCACGGGGTGGCGGGTGGGAGACGGCGGTCACGCGGCTAGTGTTCGAGCGGTGAGCGTGCTGCGGCGGCCCCGGGTGGGGCACATCGAGTTCCTCAACTGCCTGCCCATCTACTGGGGGCTGATGCGCTCCGGCACGCTGGCCGACGTCGACCTGACGAAGGCGCCGCCGGACGTGCTGAACGACCAGCTGGTGGCCGGGGAGCTGGACATCGCACCGATCAGCCTGGTCGAGTTCCTGCGGCACGCCGACGACCTGCTGGTGCTCCGCGACATCGCGGTGACCAGCGACGGGCCGGTGCTGTCGGTCAACATCGTGCACAAGCGGCCGCTCGCCGAGCTGGACGGGCGCCGGGTCGCGCTCGGCTCCACCAGCCGCACCGGCGTCCTGCTGGCGCAGCTGCTGCTGGCGGAGCGGTACGGGGTGCGGCCGGAGTACGTGCGCGGCGCGCCGGACCTCGACGTACTGCTGGCCGACGCGGACGCCGCCGTGGTGATCGGCGACGTGGCGCTGCGCGCGATGTACGAGGGAGACCACGACGGGCTGACCGTCACCGATCTCGGCTCGGCCTGGAAGGACTGGACCGGGCTGCCGATGGTGTTCGCGGTGTGGGCGGCCCGGCGCGACTACGCCGCCGCCAACCCGGGCCTGGTCAAGGACGTGCACCAGGCGTTCCTGCGGTCCACCGCGCTGGCCCGGACGGAACTGGACGCGGTCGTCGACTCCGCGGTCCGCTGGGAACCGTTCGACAAGGCGATCCTGGCCCGCTACTACCAGGCGCTGGAGTTCGACCTGAGCGACCGGAAGGTGGCCGGGCTGCGGGAGTTCGCCCGCCGGGCCGCCGCTGCCGGGGCCGTGCCCGCGCTGCCCGCCGACGGCCCCACCTTCTTCGCCGACGCCTGACCCGCAGCTACTCCGACCGCTGCTCGCTGGGCGAAAGATCCCGGAGCGGCCGTCACGGCGTCGGCTCGGCACGCTGGGCGGCCCGGGCGGATGCGGTCGTGGTGATGCCGGTGAGGATCAGGGCGAGGCCGGTGTGGAAGGCGGCGTCTCGTTCGGCGCGCTGGGCCGGGGTCGGCGGGAAGTCGCTGCGCGCCTGTTCCTCGATGGTGAAGCCGTTGGCGTAGGCGAAGACCGTGTCGACGGCTGCCATCGCGCCGGCCTGGTCCAGCCCGGAACCGCGCACCATGGCGATCATCCGGTGCCAGCCCTGCTGCGCGGCCGCCTGGTCCGGCCGTACTCCGGTGGCGACCAGCCGGGCGCCGTCGCGGTGCCGTAGCAGCCGGTTCCGGTACTCCATCGCCCCGCTGCGGAGCATCTCGTCCCACCGGCCCGAGGCGGCCGGGGTCCCGTCGTCCATGGTCACCGCTTCGACCATCGCGGTGAGCAGCGCCCGCTTGCTCGGGAAGTGCCGGTAGAGGGCGCCCGGCTGGACGCCGAGCCGCTCGGCCAGCCGGCGCGTGGTGAGCGCGTCGAGTCCCACCTCGTCGAGCAGGTCGAGCGCTGCGTGCAGGACTTCGTCGCGTCGAGACACCCGGACAGTTTGCCAGCCGGGTACCCGCGTGGTTAGAGTGAACAATGTTCACGTGAACTTAGTTCACTCAGCGATGTGGAGGGTGTCATGCGGATCGTCGTGATCGGAGCCGGACTCGGTGGGCTCGCGCTGGCCCGGCGGCTGCGGCGGGAGGGATTCGACGTCGGGGTCGTCGAGCGCGACGCCAGCGCCGAGGCCCGCTTCCAGGGGTACCGGATCGGGCTGGAGCCGGACGGCCTCGCCGCGCTGCGGGGCTGCCTGACCGAGCGGCTGCTGCCGCTACTGGACGCGGTCGCCGGGGAGATGACGGGCGCCGGCCGCGCGGTCGACCCGCAGCTCAACCTGCTGGCCGAGCTGCCCCCGCGGTACGAGGGGCTGCTGTTCGACCGCGCCGTGCTGCGGCACCTGCTGCTTGCCGGGATCGAGGACATCGTCACCTTCGACCGCCACCTGACCGGCTACCGGGAGCATGCCGACGGCGTCGTCCTGACGTACGCGGACGGCAGCACCGAGACCGCCGACCTCGTCGTCGGTGCCGACGGCATGGGCTCCACCGTGCGCCGGCAGCTGCTGCCCGACGTCGAGGTGCGTGACCTCGGCCGGTACGGCGGGATCGGCCGCACGCCGCTGACCGAACGGTTCGCCGACCTGGTACCCGGCTGGAGCACCATGGTCTCCGCGCCGGACGTGCAGCTGATGCTCGGCAAGATGCCGTTCCGCCGGTCGCCGCGCGCGGCCGCCGCCGAACTCGCGCCGGAGGTCGCCCTGCCGGACACGCCGAGCTACCTGCGGTGGGTCATGCTGCTGCCGCCGGATCGGGCCGAGCTGGGCGCGCACCTCGCCGACGACCAGGACGGCGGACTCGCGGTACTCCGGTCCATCGCCGCCGGCTGGCACCCGGACCTGGTGGCGCTGCTCGCCGAGGCCGACCGGGCCAACAGCGGGGTCGGTCCGCTGCGGCTCGGCGATCCGGTCGAACCGTGGGAGACCGGCCGGGTCACGCTGCTCGGCGACGCCGGCCATCCGGTACCGCCCGGCGGTGCCGGCGCCGCGCTGGCGTTCCTGGACGCCGCCGACCTGACGAACGCGCTGGTCGCGGCGCGGGACGGCGGTACGACACGGACGGCCGCGCTCGCCGGGTACGAACAGCGGATGTGCGCCCGCGGCGCGGAGTCGCGGGCGCAGGCGCTCGCCGCCTTCCAGATGTTCGACGCCGCCCGCAGCGCGAGCTGAACGTCCCGGTTCGGTGGTCTCCGCACGTTTCGCGACTCCGCCTTTCGGCCGACTCTCAGCGCTGCCGACGCTGCCGACCGCCGAGTGCACGGTGGCAGTCGACGGCAAGCCCGACTGGCAGCATCACGAGCTTGGCGGACGCTCGTACTTCTGCGGGTTCGGCCCCGCGCTGCGGGCAGGGGAGACGACGTACCTGACGATCACGGTGAAGATCGAGAAATCCATGGTCGGCTCGGACGGGACGCTGTCGATCATGGCGGGCAACATTCCGGACCGGAACTCGAAGAACGACCGCGCGGCGATCACGTTGACGGTACTGAGCGGCAGCGCGGCGCCGTCGCACAGCGCCAGCGGCTCGGTCGGTACCGGTGGGCACGGCGGCGGTGACGCCGGCGGCTCGCTGCCGGTGACCGGTACCCGGCTCGGCCTGTACGGCGGGGCCGGCCTGCTGGTGCTGCTGGCCGGTGTCGGCCTGGTCGTGCTGGGTCGGCGGCGCCGGGCGAACATCTGAGCGAGCTCCCGGCCGGGTCGACCTGACGGGGTTTCGGCCGGGTCGACTTGACCGGGCTCTTGGCCGGGTCGACTTGACCGGGTTTCCGGCCGGGTCGGCCTGATTCGGCTCACGACCGGTTTGACCTGCGGATTCACGGTGGCCGCGGCGCCTGGCGTCGCGGCCACCGCCGTGCCCGGCGCGCCGGGCCGGCACGACGTGTTACAGATTCTTGCCGCGGTGACGGGATGCTGTAACACTGGGGGCATGGAGCGGCAGGAGGTGCCCGGTGCGTCCGGGCTGTTGTCCGAGGTGGCGGCGGCCGAAGCGGAGCTGCGCGCGACCGCCGAGCGAGACCACGGCGCGGCCGCGGCCGGCGACGAGCTGGCGGCGTACTTCGACGCGGTCGTCGGGGCGGAGGCGAAGATCGAGCCGCGCGACTGGATGCCCGAGGCGTACCGGAAGGGGCTGGTGCGGCAGATCGCCCAGCACGCGCACTCGGAGATCATCGGGATGCAGCCGGAGGGCAACTGGCTGACCCGGGCGCCGTCGCTGGCGCGCAAGGCGATCCTGCTGGCCAAGGTGCAGGACGAGGCGGGTCACGGCCTCTACCTCTACGCGGCGGCCGAGACGCTCGGGGTGTCTCGCGTGCAGCTGTTCGACAAGCTGCTGTCCGGGCGGCAGAAGTACAGCTCGATCTTCAACTACCCGACGCTGAGCTGGGCGGACGTGGGCGCGATCGGCTGGCTGGTGGACGGTGCGGCGATCGTCAACCAGGTGCCGCTGTGCCGCTGCTCGTACGGGCCGTACGCGCGGGCGATGATCCGGATCTGCAAGGAGGAGTCGTTCCACCAGCGGCAGGGGTTCGACCTGCTGTACACGCTGGCC
This genomic interval carries:
- the paaA gene encoding 1,2-phenylacetyl-CoA epoxidase subunit PaaA yields the protein MERQEVPGASGLLSEVAAAEAELRATAERDHGAAAAGDELAAYFDAVVGAEAKIEPRDWMPEAYRKGLVRQIAQHAHSEIIGMQPEGNWLTRAPSLARKAILLAKVQDEAGHGLYLYAAAETLGVSRVQLFDKLLSGRQKYSSIFNYPTLSWADVGAIGWLVDGAAIVNQVPLCRCSYGPYARAMIRICKEESFHQRQGFDLLYTLARGTDEQRAMAQDAVDRWWYPSLAMFGPPDADSTHSAQSMAWRIKRFSNDELRQKFVDMTAQQAGVLGLSLPDEALAYDQESGHWRYTQPDFAELMRVISGDGPCNRQRIEHRRRAHDDGAWVRDSAAAYAAKQRTRKAAA